In the genome of Flavobacteriaceae bacterium YJPT1-3, the window TAAATTGGCGGTCCGTCTTCAGGATACCTTAGTGGTAAGCTATGTTGGATTCGAAACCCTAGAGCATGTGGTGGAGTCCGCTAATCCTGTCACCTTCCATATGAAGGTAGGCGCTGCTTTGGAAGAAGTGGTCGTTACTGGTTACGCCGTTGGAAGTAGACCACGCAAGGTTCGCATTCGAGGAGCATCGAGCGTCACCAGTGGCTTCAGCCTTAGATCAAAGACTTCCGGGGTCTCGATCGATAAGGTAGATGACATTCATCATGTAGAGCAACAATCCGGGCAATTGACAGCGGGGGAGGTCAACGACTTAAAAAAATGGAAAGCCTGGCAAAAGGAGGCCAGGAGTAGATTGGCCAAATCGATCGCTTCCCGATGGGAATTCGAACTTTCTGAACCCCTTACCATTGAAGTGAAAGATGCTGCCGGTGCTCCGCTAATCAATTGTGGGGTCTCTTGGGTGCACCAAGGTCGTGTGATTGCCCGAGCGCAGACTAATGTTTATGGTGAGGTCACTCTGTTTGCACAAAAACCTTCTTTTCATAAGCCTGTTGGAATGATTCAGGTATACCATCAAGGTCAGATACTCGGAAAGCCAATTCCTGAACAGGCCGCTATCATGAAATTTGCTTTTGATGACGTTTTGAATTCGCCGGAATCCGCCGTGGATATTCAGTTTACAGTAGATGCCACGGGATCTATGGGTGATGAAATGGATTACCTAAAGGCAGAATTGAAAAATATCATCTCCAGGCTAGATACCACCTTGACCCAGAAGCGAGTTGGCTTTACTTTTTATCGGGATTTGAGCGATGCCTACGTCACCCGTAGCCAGGACTTCACTGCTAACATTGAAAAAGCTCAGCAATTCTTAAATGCGCAGCATGCTGATGGAGGAGGCGATTACGAAGAAGCGGTGGAGGAGGCCTTGAGAGTTTCCATGGAACAAAGCTGGAATCCGAAGGCCAGGGCGCGCCTCTTATTTCTAATGCTTGATGCGCCACCCCATTGGAATGATGCGAATGTGGATGAGATCAAAAAACAGATCCGTAGGGCTCAGGAAAAAGGAATCCGAGTGATCCCTGTTGTGGCTAGTGGTGCTGATAAGACCGTAGAATTCTTGATGCGCTTTTTTAGTGTCACCACCAATGGCACCTATGTATTCCTAACGGATGACAGCGGAATTGGCAATCCGCATTTGAAACCCAGTGCTTCGGACTATACCATTGAGAAATTAAATGATTTAATAGTCCGTTTGATCTCTGAATTTGCCGGAGCCAATCAGACCTCAAACGCTCTTGTTTCCCGATAATAGAAAAAGCCGCTGTATTCCCAGCGGCTTTTTTTTTAGTATATCCTCGCCCTTAATTAGAAACACTTCCGGATCCGGCGACTTTGATGTCTTCCTTCTGTGGGTTCCCGGAGTATTCAATATCTCCAGAACCGCTTACTCGGGCTTTAAACATGCCGCTGCAGTAGACGGAGATGTCTCCACTTCCGGCTACAGAGGCGGTAACATTCTCGGCTTTTAGGTCGGAGGCATGTACATCACCACTTCCAGCGACTGCTGTCGTAAAATTGGTCGCTCGTCCTTTAATCGTGAGATCTCCGCTCCCGGCTACTTTGGCCTCGGCATCACCGGCATCGACTTCAACAATCAGATCCCCACTTCCGGCAACCGCAGTTCGAAATTGATCCGCTTTAATGACATCCTTAGCGATCACATCGCCGCTTCCAGATAGGGTTACTTCCTCCAGGTCTTCAAAAGGAACCGTGATGAAAATGGTCTTGTTCCAGCTAGGGTCTAAGTTGACGCCTTTTTCTGTTTTGATCTTTAGCGCACCATTTTCTACTTCGGTAATGATGTACTCCAGCAAGTTAGACTCCCCTTTCAGGGTCAGGCTTCCTTCCTTACCGGCCACAAGTTCTACATCGAAGAAGCCGGCCACATTGACCTGATCGTAGCTACCTACCTCTCTAGTGATGGTGGTTTCGTCGCCATTTCCTTTGACCCGTTTATTCTTACCCCACCATTGTGCGCTGGCTGGAAGGGTGAAAGCGATGGCTAAAATTAAGGTGATGAATGTTTTCATGTCTGTCGTTATTTGATGATTAATTTATTGATTTACTGTGTTTTATCCTATTTTATTTTTTAATGAAGGAAACGCCGCCGTATTCACTTCTGATGTTGATTTGATTACCGGAATTCTTAGCGCCGTAATAGCCTTCGAAGTACTTATCCGATGATTCCACACGACGTTTCGTCACCTCCAAGTCCTCTTCTCCGTTGATCCCACCATATTCCAGATCGACCACAAAACTAAAGTTATAACTGCTGTCGTAACCCAATTTGATTCCTGCATAATCGCTGGTGATGGTCACATCACCTGCTTTTGGGGTGAGTCGGTCAATCTTTATAGAACCGTAATCGGCAGTAAGATCTACATCGCCGGAGACG includes:
- a CDS encoding carboxypeptidase-like regulatory domain-containing protein, which translates into the protein MKTTLTFTLLFFITFFTLAQQAFELTGVVQEADSNEPLPGVVLLIKGTSRGTRSDFDGQFKLAVRLQDTLVVSYVGFETLEHVVESANPVTFHMKVGAALEEVVVTGYAVGSRPRKVRIRGASSVTSGFSLRSKTSGVSIDKVDDIHHVEQQSGQLTAGEVNDLKKWKAWQKEARSRLAKSIASRWEFELSEPLTIEVKDAAGAPLINCGVSWVHQGRVIARAQTNVYGEVTLFAQKPSFHKPVGMIQVYHQGQILGKPIPEQAAIMKFAFDDVLNSPESAVDIQFTVDATGSMGDEMDYLKAELKNIISRLDTTLTQKRVGFTFYRDLSDAYVTRSQDFTANIEKAQQFLNAQHADGGGDYEEAVEEALRVSMEQSWNPKARARLLFLMLDAPPHWNDANVDEIKKQIRRAQEKGIRVIPVVASGADKTVEFLMRFFSVTTNGTYVFLTDDSGIGNPHLKPSASDYTIEKLNDLIVRLISEFAGANQTSNALVSR
- a CDS encoding DUF2807 domain-containing protein; this translates as MKTFITLILAIAFTLPASAQWWGKNKRVKGNGDETTITREVGSYDQVNVAGFFDVELVAGKEGSLTLKGESNLLEYIITEVENGALKIKTEKGVNLDPSWNKTIFITVPFEDLEEVTLSGSGDVIAKDVIKADQFRTAVAGSGDLIVEVDAGDAEAKVAGSGDLTIKGRATNFTTAVAGSGDVHASDLKAENVTASVAGSGDISVYCSGMFKARVSGSGDIEYSGNPQKEDIKVAGSGSVSN